The Candida albicans SC5314 chromosome 5, complete sequence genome includes a region encoding these proteins:
- a CDS encoding uncharacterized protein (Has domain(s) with predicted heme binding, peroxidase activity and role in oxidation-reduction process, response to oxidative stress), translating to MIRSYIRNIILAILSPLLTTPPPLILPPPYEKIIQEITTVLSINNYDDGSLAPIILRLAWHCCATYDMTTNTGGSNGATMRFVPEITDEGNYGLDIARAALEPIKQRYPAISYADLWTLAGKVAIEYMGGPTIIWKSGRVDYTNDRCTPSNGLLPFADKDANHIRKTFTRLGYNDQQTVALIGAHGVGRCHKRFSGWEGKWTRTPKTFSNQFYVVLLNETWSQGEVPETGKTQYFNADKSLIMLNTDMELIRDKSYLHWVEIYAKDEPKFFHDFSSAFAKLLELGIKRETL from the coding sequence ATGATTCGAAGTTATATCAGAAATATCATACTTGCCATTCTATCACCATTACTAACAACCCCACCTCCACTCATTCTCCCTCCTCCATATGAGAAAATAATCCAGGAAATCACCACAGTACTTTCGATCAACAATTACGACGACGGTTCCTTAGCGCCAATTATCCTTCGTCTTGCTTGGCATTGTTGCGCTACATATGACATGACTACCAACACTGGTGGGTCTAATGGTGCCACAATGAGATTCGTTCCTGAAATAACTGATGAAGGGAACTATGGATTGGACATAGCTCGTGCAGCATTAGAACCAATAAAACAACGGTACCCAGCAATTTCGTACGCTGACTTGTGGACATTAGCAGGAAAAGTTGCTATAGAATATATGGGCGGCCCGACAATTATCTGGAAAAGTGGTAGAGTTGATTATACAAACGATAGATGTACACCTTCCAATGGGTTGTTGCCATTTGCTGATAAAGATGCAAATCATATACGGAAAACATTTACAAGATTAGGATACAATGACCAGCAAACAGTGGCTCTAATAGGCGCTCATGGTGTAGGTCGATGTCATAAACGGTTTAGTGGCTGGGAAGGTAAATGGACCAGAACTCCCAAAACCTTCTCAAACCAATTTTATGTGGTATTGCTTAATGAAACATGGAGTCAGGGTGAAGTCCCAGAAACTGGCAAGACACAATACTTTAATGCCGATAAATCGCTTATAATGCTAAACACCGACATGGAGTTGATAAGAGATAAGTCGTACTTGCACTGGGTTGAAATCTATGCAAAGGACGAACCAAAGTTTTTTCACGACTTTTCCTCCGCTTTCGCAAAGCTATTAGAGTTAGGGATAAAACGGGAAACGttataa
- a CDS encoding mitochondrial 54S ribosomal protein mL46 (Ortholog(s) have structural constituent of ribosome activity and mitochondrial large ribosomal subunit localization) has product MRGSTFHKVIRTYSTTPASTSSSISSTLVLSRLPIITPDVPKFDQQFYNYQTELWRRLMWTFPKWFYFRPGTLSEQKFKELNENPVSYDPKVIYPRGKPDLKHNRDRRFRQYIRLPKTYKEESELVEGEENTQSDQDIARKIVPNSRITEADKKNDSTSLERKLSRTLYLVVKQSESDGEWKFPNFKQPENGDLVPLHELAETGLYSIGGKKINYFNVSRVPCHVIQDSKDSSKQYFIKSHILSGAFEAQEKDVEFKWLTKEELGECLSAEYYKDIEHLLNDV; this is encoded by the coding sequence ATGAGAGGGTCGACGTTTCACAAGGTTATAAGAACCTATTCCACAACTCCTGCATCGACATCTTCAAGTATCTCCCTGACATTGGTTTTATCAAGATTGCCCATTATAACTCCCGACGTACcaaaatttgatcaacaaTTCTACAATTATCAAACAGAATTATGGAGAAGATTGATGTGGACATTTCCTAAATGGTTTTATTTTAGACCTGGGACATTATCTGAacaaaaattcaaagaaCTTAATGAAAACCCCGTGAGTTATGACCCTAAAGTAATTTATCCAAGGGGGAAGCCAGATTTAAAACATAATCGAGATCGTAGATTCAGACAATATATAAGATTACCAAAAACttataaagaagaaagtgaATTGGTTGAAGGAGAAGAAAATACACAACTGGATCAAGATATCGCTAGAAAAATTGTACCCAATTCAAGAATTACTGAAGCTGACAAAAAGAATGATTCAACTAGTttggaaagaaaattgaGTAGAACATTATATTTAGTGGTTAAACAAAGTGAATCAGATGGTGAATGGAAATTCccaaatttcaaacaacCAGAGAACGGTGACTTGGTACCTTTGCATGAATTAGCTGAAACTGGATTATATTCTATTGGTGGGAAGAAAATTAACTATTTCAATGTTTCTCGTGTGCCATGCCATGTAATTCAAGATTCCAAAGATTCCTCCAAACAATACTTTATAAAATCTCACATATTATCTGGGGCATTTGAAGCtcaagaaaaagatgttgaatttaaatggttaacaaaagaagaattgggAGAATGTTTATCAGCAGAGTATTATAAAGACATAGAGCATTTGCTAAATGATGTTTAA
- the ERV46 gene encoding Erv46p (Putative ER-derived vesicle protein; COPII-coated vesicle complex subunit; transcript induced by filamentous growth; Spider biofilm repressed), protein MSSRPKLLSFDAFAKTVEDARIKTTSGGIITLICILITLVLIRNEYVDYTTIITRPELVVDRDINKQLDINLDISFINLPCDLISIDLLDVTGDLSLNIIDSGLKKIRLLKNKQGDVIVNEIEDDEPAFNNDIELSDLAKGLPEGSDENAYCGSCYGALPQDKKQFCCNDCNTVRRAYAEKHWSFYDGENIEQCEKEGYVGRLRERINNNEGCRIKGTTKINRVSGTMDFAPGASFTREGRHFHDLSLYTKYPDKFNFDHIINHLSFGEMPVDGQADELFDSIHPLDDHQFMLHKKAHLVSYYLKVVATRFESLDYKNRIDTNQFSVITHDRPLVGGKDEDHQHTLHARGGIPGVNFNFDISPLKIINRQQYAKTWSGFVLGVISSIAGVLMVGTLLDRSVFAAQQAIKGKKDI, encoded by the coding sequence ATGTCGTCAAGACCAAAGTTATTGTCTTTTGATGCATTTGCAAAGACAGTAGAAGATGCAAGAATCAAAACAACTTCAGGTGGGATCATTACTTTAATATGTATTTTAATAACGTTAGTTTTAATTCGAAATGAATACGTTGATTATACTACAATTATAACTCGTCCTGAATTAGTCGTGGATCGTGATATcaataaacaattggatATCAATTTAGATATAAGTTTTATTAATCTTCCTTGTGATTTGATTTCCATTGATTTACTCGACGTTACTGGGGATTTAAGTttgaatattattgattccggtttgaaaaaaattagattattgaaaaataaacaagGTGATGTGAttgttaatgaaattgaagatgatgaacCGGcttttaataatgatattgaattatctGATTTAGCTAAAGGGTTACCTGAAGGATCTGACGAAAATGCCTATTGTGGGTCTTGTTACGGAGCATTACCACAAgataaaaaacaattttgttGTAATGATTGTAATACTGTCCGTAGAGCTTATGCAGAGAAGCATTGGTCATTTTATGATGGtgaaaatattgaacaaTGTGAAAAGGAAGGTTATGTCGGTAGATTAAGAGAAAGaattaacaacaatgaaGGTTGTCGTATCAAGGGAACAACCAAGATCAATCGTGTTTCGGGGACTATGGATTTTGCTCCTGGTGCTTCATTTACCCGTGAAGGAAGACATTTCCATGACTTGTCCTTATATACCAAATACCCagataaattcaatttcgATCACATAATCAATCATTTATCATTTGGCGAAATGCCCGTTGATGGACAAGCtgatgaattatttgaCTCGATCCACCCATTAGATGATCATCAATTTATGTTGCACAAAAAAGCCCATCTTGTTTCATACTACTTGAAAGTTGTTGCCACAAGATTCGAGAGTTTAGATTATAAGAATAGAATAGATACTAACCAATTTTCTGTCATAACTCATGATAGGCCATTAGTAGGAGGGAAAGATGAAGATCACCAACACACTTTGCATGCTAGAGGAGGTATTCCTGGagttaatttcaatttcgaTATCTCGCcattaaaaattattaaccGTCAACAATATGCTAAAACCTGGTCAGGATTTGTGTTGGGTGTCATTAGTTCCATTGCTGGTGTTTTGATGGTTGGTACATTGTTGGATCGATCAGTTTTCGCTGCCCAACAAGCAATcaaaggaaagaaagatatatag
- a CDS encoding dioxygenase (Indoleamine 2,3-dioxygenase (IDO); rate-limiting enzyme of tryptophan catabolism via kynurenine; enzyme inhibition by 1-methyl-D,L-tryptophan increases hyphal growth; expressed in yeast and hyphae; rat catheter and Spider biofilm induced) has translation MTIPNIEEFDVFPNSGFLPSKLPLERLPQEYYQPWENIVNNLPSLILTKRIRAIIDKLPVLETTHLTSDEEYRRAYQILGFLAHAYIWGTDTPTDKLPSQIATPWIKVSDHLGLPPIATYASLCLWNFKQIMPSDDIWDLDNLTTINTFTGSIDESWFYLVSVYFEHKGALAITTGLDAIKCAYDNNTKGLVENLQQLAEAIDSLGSVLMKMEEMCDPHVFYFRIRPYLAGWKNMTEVGLKGVYYGEEKTVRNYAGGSNAQSSLIQFLDILLGVKHYSTGERPLPFKASTGVGAENGFMNEMREYMPGNHQKFLSKIQEITNINQYVLDHKDSHPELVLSYDACLAMLKSFRDKHIQIVTRYVVLQAKKTEKMGSSSTLRSGLARKKKEERGTGGTSLLPFLKQCRDETGDPAAGNWGQRILSDGVMRLKFSKPNGINED, from the coding sequence atgACTATCCcaaatattgaagaattcGATGTGTTCCCCAACTCAGGGTTCCTTCCTTCGAAACTTCCTTTAGAACGACTCCCACAAGAGTACTACCAGCCATGGGAAAATATAGTAAACAACCTTCCTTCATTAATACTCACAAAACGTATTAGAGCAATCATAGATAAACTCCCAGTATTAGAAACCACTCACCTTACCTCCGACGAAGAATACCGCAGAGCTTACCAAATATTAGGGTTCCTTGCTCATGCTTATATTTGGGGAACCGACACACCAACCGATAAATTACCTTCCCAGATCGCCACACCATGGATAAAAGTTTCCGACCATCTCGGATTACCGCCAATAGCAACCTACGCTAGTCTTTGTCTTTGGaattttaaacaaattatgCCTAGCGATGATATATGGGATTTGGACAATTTGACAACTATAAACACATTCACTGGTTCAATTGACGAGAGTTGGTTCTATTTGGTGAGTGTATATTTTGAACACAAGGGTGCGTTGGCTATTACTACTGGTTTAGATGCTATTAAATGTGCTTACGACAATAACACCAAAGGATTGGTTGAAAACTTGCAACAGCTTGCAGAAGCTATTGATAGTCTTGGGTCTGTGCTTATGAAAATGGAAGAAATGTGTGATCCTCATGTATTTTATTTCAGAATCAGACCATACTTGGCTGGGTGGAAAAACATGACCGAGGTGGGGCTTAAAGGTGTTTACTATGGAGAGGAGAAAACTGTCAGAAACTATGCTGGTGGTTCCAACGCTCAAAGTTCATTAATTCAGTTCTTGGACATTTTACTTGGTGTAAAGCATTATTCAACTGGGGAAAGGCCATTGCCATTCAAAGCCAGTACTGGTGTTGGTGCTGAAAATGGGTTTATGAACGAAATGAGAGAATATATGCCAGGCAACCACCAAAAATTCTTGTCAAAAATCCAGGAAATCACCAACATAAACCAGTATGTTTTGGACCACAAAGATTCTCATCCAGAATTGGTATTGTCATACGACGCATGTCTTGCCATGTTGAAACTGTTTAGAGATAAACATATACAGATTGTTACTCGTTATGTCGTTTTGCAAGCAAAGAAAACTGAAAAGATGGGTTCTTCCTCCACATTAAGATCTGGTCTTGCAcgtaaaaagaaagaagaaagaggTACAGGTGGTACATCTTTACTTCCATTCCTCAAACAGTGCAGAGACGAAACTGGTGATCCAGCTGCAGGTAATTGGGGTCAAAGAATTCTTAGTGACGGTGTGATGAGATTGAAATTCTCCAAACCAAACGGAATCAACGAGGACTGA